Proteins found in one Nitrosopumilus maritimus SCM1 genomic segment:
- a CDS encoding winged helix-turn-helix transcriptional regulator gives MDEVLASPKEKILDFIINNPGSHLRMIKKNVQFSMGTVQYHLNTLEKEGKIKSSKTRFYKNYYHINESDEKLLSVFNLESPRSIIMYLLQHQPSTHQEIAKGIELSSSTVSWHMKRLLESNIVESEYSGKYTLYRLVDREKVLENLKKCSSTTWNSMINSMVDIFSAFEQK, from the coding sequence ATGGACGAAGTGCTGGCATCTCCAAAAGAGAAGATTTTGGACTTTATAATAAACAATCCAGGGTCTCATTTGAGAATGATAAAAAAGAATGTTCAGTTCTCTATGGGTACAGTTCAATACCATCTAAACACACTTGAAAAAGAAGGCAAGATAAAATCAAGTAAAACAAGATTTTACAAAAATTACTACCACATAAACGAGTCTGATGAAAAACTGTTATCTGTTTTCAACTTGGAATCCCCACGAAGCATAATCATGTATTTGCTTCAACATCAGCCATCTACGCATCAGGAGATAGCAAAAGGAATAGAGTTATCATCATCAACTGTGAGCTGGCACATGAAAAGATTGTTAGAATCAAATATTGTAGAATCAGAATACTCAGGAAAATATACCCTATATCGTCTAGTTGACAGAGAAAAAGTGTTAGAGAATCTCAAAAAATGCAGTTCAACAACATGGAACTCTATGATCAACAGCATGGTAGATATATTTTCAGCATTTGAGCAGAAATAG
- a CDS encoding thrombospondin type 3 repeat-containing protein, with product MIAVGLSVTVVAINFEEFPEINLVRADADKDRISDTSDNCPTIKNENQTDFDNDAVGNLCDPDDDNDGILDILDVFDDNPEEWSDFDFDGIGSNIDPDDDNDGILDSRDAVPIPISEELAIKYLEDIQDCTKIDEGSSRLLCYSQFFGKVAQNQENNSDALELSIALSKIGLIDDCHFVSHEVGHVAFNENPDVIENLIGMDGTMCRGGYFHGVLAAYFHDVQEDGESFPSDYDSVCNALIGTSNYQDCIHGLGHGLVHYFDENLDSSLQMCHDLSFYQNRLCMKGVMMQYTDNVLTRQGMSGDVLSDLCKESQLSGIDFAECSMSIGTTLAFFTNHNFDEGAKSCNLIENKQGQNYCLEGLKLEIQDSEKYEEEPLTLDKREKFQPQFVDETSKVIDIQSPAIISDFQFVPEAGLISFVIDRPQYVVMYVPNEFLTSKMAVTVDGQIPNSISAKGNVLGDDVSMIRFVPDNSGLVMITPLPK from the coding sequence ATGATTGCAGTTGGCTTGTCTGTTACTGTTGTTGCAATAAATTTTGAAGAGTTTCCTGAAATAAATCTGGTAAGGGCAGATGCTGACAAAGATAGAATTAGCGATACTTCTGATAATTGTCCTACAATCAAAAATGAGAATCAGACAGACTTTGATAATGACGCTGTTGGGAATCTCTGTGATCCTGACGATGACAATGACGGCATTTTAGATATTCTTGATGTGTTTGATGATAATCCTGAAGAGTGGTCGGATTTTGACTTTGATGGGATAGGAAGTAATATAGATCCTGACGATGACAATGACGGAATCCTAGACTCTAGGGATGCTGTTCCTATTCCAATCTCTGAAGAGCTAGCCATAAAGTATCTTGAAGATATACAGGACTGTACAAAAATAGATGAGGGCTCATCTCGTTTGTTGTGTTACTCTCAATTTTTTGGCAAAGTTGCTCAGAATCAAGAAAACAACTCTGATGCCTTGGAATTGTCTATAGCATTATCAAAAATTGGACTAATTGACGATTGCCATTTTGTATCCCATGAAGTAGGACATGTGGCGTTCAATGAGAATCCCGATGTCATTGAAAATCTAATTGGAATGGATGGGACCATGTGCAGAGGAGGATATTTTCATGGCGTATTGGCTGCATATTTTCACGATGTTCAAGAAGATGGAGAGTCATTTCCCTCTGACTATGATTCTGTCTGTAATGCCTTGATAGGAACATCAAACTATCAGGACTGTATTCATGGTCTGGGACATGGTTTGGTTCATTATTTTGATGAAAACTTGGACTCGTCACTACAAATGTGCCATGATTTGTCGTTTTATCAGAATAGACTCTGCATGAAAGGAGTCATGATGCAGTATACAGACAATGTTTTGACCAGACAGGGAATGTCAGGAGATGTCTTGTCTGATCTTTGTAAAGAATCACAACTAAGTGGTATTGATTTTGCTGAATGCAGCATGTCTATTGGAACTACTTTGGCATTCTTTACAAATCATAATTTTGATGAAGGCGCAAAATCATGTAATCTGATTGAAAACAAGCAAGGACAGAACTATTGCCTAGAAGGACTGAAATTGGAAATTCAGGATTCAGAAAAATATGAAGAAGAGCCTCTGACTTTAGATAAAAGAGAAAAATTTCAGCCTCAGTTTGTAGATGAGACGTCTAAGGTAATTGACATACAAAGTCCTGCAATAATATCTGACTTTCAATTTGTACCTGAGGCAGGATTAATTTCATTTGTAATTGACAGGCCTCAGTACGTTGTAATGTATGTCCCAAATGAGTTTCTGACTTCAAAAATGGCAGTAACAGTTGATGGACAAATCCCCAACAGTATTAGTGCCAAGGGAAATGTTTTGGGAGACGATGTTTCCATGATCAGGTTTGTTCCTGATAATTCTGGATTGGTCATGATAACACCATTACCCAAGTAA
- a CDS encoding mechanosensitive ion channel family protein — MVLEFLDQYSFDILGNTIGLGLVATSLVFLLAGFTIASISKSVFTKKFASKLPEHTSKNIGKLLYYGIILLSFAGVMTSTGIDLSGLLVAGGIFGVVIGFATQSVVSNLISGIFLMIEKPLKHGDTIEIPDMDVLGTVLDITMFSTMVRKFDGTTMRIPNDKVFTSRIRGFSSTNARRTSVSVGISYSANTKKAISKLKQTLNEKMPYILAKPEPEIHVTELADSSVNLQVMVWHHRDHWGKVYPELCEVVKTTLDENGIEIPFPQRVVEIHNKN, encoded by the coding sequence ATGGTGCTGGAATTTCTTGACCAATACTCATTTGACATATTGGGAAACACGATTGGACTGGGTCTAGTAGCTACGTCATTGGTTTTTTTGTTGGCAGGATTTACAATCGCGTCAATCTCAAAATCCGTTTTTACAAAGAAATTTGCATCAAAATTGCCCGAGCATACATCAAAAAATATTGGGAAATTGCTGTACTATGGTATAATTTTGCTCTCCTTTGCAGGTGTAATGACAAGCACAGGAATAGATCTTAGCGGTCTATTGGTGGCAGGAGGTATTTTTGGAGTGGTCATTGGATTTGCCACACAATCAGTCGTATCCAACTTAATTTCAGGCATATTCTTAATGATAGAAAAGCCACTCAAGCATGGCGATACAATAGAAATTCCAGACATGGATGTGCTTGGAACTGTATTGGACATTACAATGTTCTCCACAATGGTCAGAAAGTTTGATGGAACAACAATGCGAATTCCAAATGACAAAGTATTCACGTCAAGAATTCGAGGATTTTCTTCAACAAATGCAAGACGTACATCTGTCTCAGTAGGAATCAGCTATTCTGCAAATACCAAGAAGGCAATTTCCAAATTGAAACAAACTTTGAATGAAAAAATGCCCTATATTTTGGCAAAACCCGAGCCGGAAATACATGTTACAGAGCTTGCAGACAGCAGTGTGAATTTACAAGTTATGGTCTGGCATCACAGGGATCACTGGGGCAAAGTCTATCCGGAATTGTGTGAGGTAGTAAAAACTACTCTTGATGAGAACGGTATAGAAATTCCATTTCCTCAAAGAGTCGTAGAAATTCACAACAAGAATTAA
- a CDS encoding universal stress protein, giving the protein MTEFKHILVPFDNSEKGLKSITTASKIAGNLGGKITILQCVEKKIPKFMFFKTKQDKIDAARDVNIAENEASKFREIAKKYGANVATKIEKIEDDPHQYIIDYANKSDVDLVVMNPSENINTTEIHQSVVDKISRNLNCSLLRIQ; this is encoded by the coding sequence ATGACTGAATTCAAGCATATTTTGGTACCCTTTGACAATTCTGAAAAAGGCCTCAAGTCCATTACTACTGCGTCAAAAATTGCGGGAAATCTTGGAGGAAAAATCACAATTTTGCAATGTGTGGAAAAAAAGATTCCAAAATTCATGTTCTTTAAAACAAAACAAGACAAGATAGATGCCGCAAGAGATGTAAATATCGCTGAAAACGAGGCTTCTAAATTTAGAGAAATTGCAAAAAAGTATGGTGCTAATGTTGCAACAAAAATAGAAAAAATAGAGGATGATCCCCATCAATACATTATAGATTATGCAAACAAAAGTGACGTTGACCTGGTGGTTATGAATCCGTCTGAGAACATCAATACTACTGAGATTCACCAGAGTGTTGTTGACAAAATTTCAAGGAATCTTAATTGTTCTTTGTTGAGGATACAATGA
- a CDS encoding tyrosine-type recombinase/integrase: MKQVNNQIEQELSFENISLIKKYDREMVSQSIAIATRQKHLRTLLTLSKLLKKNWKDVTRDDIDDLVFLIMDQFADESGQETHYSYDHKKILKIFFRWYKLGSREFVQVGDPPETKNVKMKKVKDKIAREDLLNEEDRIKILYACGENARDRALIDCHMEAGTRPGEILNLKLKHVKFDKHGCVLQVDGKTGARTIRIVRATPNLAAWIAVHPYKDEPEMPLWPNISHHKKGSPITYAAARQILHRRCKIANISKRVYLNLFRHSEATTTANFMTEAQMRKRHGWSSDSKMPARYVHLVNSDVEDAIFKHYGIKKEDEKMPEMPVKCHFCEMYNPSDSVTCTKCGKPLNLESAIKREEQENAEKKKLEEKIKMLEQRQIESEKNQKGYSDLKSIVDEYLKEYFEDVFDKIEFVKNQKQNSITN; encoded by the coding sequence ATGAAACAGGTCAATAATCAGATCGAGCAAGAATTGTCATTTGAGAACATTTCACTAATCAAAAAATATGACAGGGAGATGGTATCACAATCAATTGCCATTGCAACACGTCAAAAGCATCTAAGAACATTGCTAACACTATCAAAATTGCTAAAGAAAAACTGGAAGGATGTGACCAGGGATGATATTGATGACTTGGTATTTCTGATAATGGACCAGTTTGCAGATGAAAGTGGTCAGGAAACACATTACTCTTATGATCACAAAAAGATTCTCAAGATTTTCTTTAGATGGTACAAGCTTGGCTCTAGAGAATTTGTTCAAGTTGGAGATCCACCTGAGACAAAAAATGTCAAGATGAAAAAAGTCAAAGACAAGATTGCACGTGAAGACCTCCTAAATGAAGAAGACAGAATAAAGATACTGTATGCATGTGGCGAGAATGCAAGAGACAGAGCTCTAATTGATTGTCATATGGAAGCTGGAACCAGACCAGGTGAGATTCTAAATTTGAAGTTAAAACATGTAAAGTTTGACAAGCATGGTTGTGTACTTCAAGTGGACGGAAAGACAGGAGCTAGAACAATTAGAATCGTAAGGGCTACTCCAAACTTGGCTGCATGGATTGCAGTACATCCATACAAAGATGAACCTGAAATGCCATTATGGCCAAATATTAGCCATCATAAGAAAGGCAGTCCAATTACATATGCTGCAGCAAGACAGATCTTACATAGAAGATGCAAGATTGCAAATATCTCAAAACGTGTTTATCTGAATTTATTTAGACATAGTGAGGCCACAACTACAGCAAACTTCATGACTGAAGCTCAGATGAGAAAAAGACATGGATGGTCGTCTGACTCTAAAATGCCTGCAAGATATGTCCACTTGGTAAATTCTGATGTGGAAGATGCAATCTTCAAGCACTATGGAATCAAAAAAGAAGATGAAAAGATGCCAGAAATGCCTGTAAAGTGTCATTTTTGTGAAATGTACAATCCATCAGACAGCGTAACATGTACAAAATGTGGAAAACCATTGAATCTTGAGAGTGCAATAAAAAGAGAAGAGCAAGAAAATGCTGAAAAGAAAAAACTTGAAGAAAAGATCAAGATGCTAGAGCAAAGACAGATTGAATCAGAAAAGAATCAGAAAGGATATTCAGATTTAAAATCAATTGTAGATGAATATTTGAAAGAATACTTTGAGGACGTATTTGACAAGATAGAGTTTGTAAAGAATCAAAAACAAAATAGTATTACAAACTGA
- a CDS encoding ParB/RepB/Spo0J family partition protein: protein MRKYKPTISYRLKEIPIKQIKVWKEAQARKLDRENISELAKSIKNEGLLNPPLVQKEGKNTFLLMSGQRRLAAMKRLGAKKIPVHVLTKQTSYNLENAKAASVVENIHRNDMNHKEIADSCKFLTEQMGKSAAARSMGMSLPTLNKYLGFSGVPNRLKLLVPKVLSRDEMTKVYRIIPNITKAEKIAQRISKLDSGLKKKYIQALSQSPKSSHQKLLKRAKSMRIKRNLSFKISKTNAKRLATVSNKKDMSPDEFAGKIISDYLKRKRR, encoded by the coding sequence GTGAGAAAATACAAGCCTACAATTTCTTACAGACTAAAGGAAATACCAATTAAACAGATCAAAGTGTGGAAGGAAGCACAAGCTCGCAAGCTAGACAGAGAAAACATTTCAGAACTTGCAAAATCAATTAAAAATGAAGGGTTGCTAAATCCTCCCCTAGTTCAAAAAGAAGGCAAAAACACTTTTTTGTTAATGTCAGGGCAGCGAAGGCTTGCCGCAATGAAGAGACTTGGCGCAAAAAAAATCCCAGTACATGTGCTCACAAAGCAGACATCATATAATCTAGAGAACGCAAAGGCAGCATCAGTTGTTGAAAACATACACAGAAACGACATGAATCACAAAGAAATTGCAGATTCTTGCAAATTTTTGACAGAGCAGATGGGAAAATCAGCTGCTGCAAGATCTATGGGCATGTCATTGCCAACCCTGAACAAGTATCTTGGATTTTCAGGCGTTCCAAACAGACTAAAGCTACTGGTACCAAAAGTTCTTTCGCGCGACGAGATGACAAAAGTATATCGAATCATACCAAACATTACAAAAGCAGAAAAAATAGCACAAAGAATCTCAAAGCTAGACTCGGGGTTGAAAAAGAAATACATCCAAGCGTTATCCCAATCACCAAAATCATCGCATCAAAAATTGCTAAAGCGTGCAAAATCAATGCGTATAAAACGGAATTTGTCATTTAAGATCTCAAAAACAAATGCAAAAAGACTTGCAACAGTATCAAACAAAAAGGACATGTCACCTGATGAATTTGCAGGAAAAATCATTTCAGACTATCTAAAACGTAAAAGAAGATAA
- a CDS encoding universal stress protein encodes MVIKIKKILVPYDATPSSEKAVKKVLPLIEKHDSKILFLSCVHDKATFGFFKTKSDKREIAKEKKKAERHHERLKKEAAKFGIPSSSKIIKSDLESKSIIEYAKDQNADLIVMSKSKIGTHAEKMYYNSTVDAVFKKTPCPFLYIP; translated from the coding sequence ATGGTAATAAAAATCAAAAAAATTCTAGTTCCATACGATGCAACACCTAGTAGCGAAAAGGCTGTCAAAAAAGTGCTGCCTCTAATTGAGAAGCATGACTCAAAGATTCTATTTTTATCGTGTGTACATGACAAGGCGACATTTGGATTCTTTAAGACAAAGTCTGATAAACGCGAGATTGCCAAGGAAAAGAAAAAAGCTGAGAGACATCATGAAAGGCTGAAAAAAGAAGCAGCAAAATTTGGCATTCCTTCAAGCTCAAAGATAATCAAGAGTGATTTGGAATCAAAATCAATCATTGAATATGCAAAAGATCAAAACGCGGATTTAATTGTGATGAGTAAATCAAAAATCGGAACACATGCTGAAAAAATGTACTACAACAGTACAGTTGATGCCGTTTTCAAAAAAACGCCATGTCCCTTTCTATACATCCCATAA
- a CDS encoding DUF432 domain-containing protein — translation MKYQSEFDYANFGTHDVDEPLSLTFANNEIQISKTNTNQFQYMRISSDSHIRHALDVGDDVKIHICPMLPLNVPEPITSLLYLDLQNPILVGKSVSAEISLKCPIEIGVFAKTPKEDVLVDSFSCDPLLSKFALYGLPTDGDFCKYSKIDDKEKIKPYHHAVVNVKIKNNLDHAVKVGKIVFDASSQNVYYSNNKIIVDSISMEINDEKHATLTVSPCSDNLEKSLRTVPEKSQPFVMDSGYD, via the coding sequence ATGAAGTATCAGTCAGAGTTTGACTATGCAAATTTTGGAACACATGATGTTGACGAACCATTAAGTTTGACATTTGCCAACAATGAAATTCAAATATCAAAAACAAATACGAATCAATTTCAATACATGCGAATATCTTCGGATTCACATATCAGACATGCATTGGATGTGGGGGATGATGTAAAAATTCACATTTGTCCTATGCTGCCCCTAAATGTACCTGAACCGATAACCTCGTTGCTGTATTTGGATCTTCAAAACCCGATACTTGTTGGAAAATCTGTAAGTGCAGAGATATCACTAAAGTGTCCAATTGAGATAGGCGTCTTTGCAAAGACTCCTAAAGAGGATGTACTGGTAGATTCTTTTTCATGTGATCCTCTGTTATCAAAATTTGCACTTTATGGATTGCCAACTGACGGGGATTTTTGTAAGTATTCCAAGATTGATGACAAAGAAAAAATCAAGCCATACCATCACGCAGTAGTAAATGTCAAAATAAAAAACAACTTGGATCATGCAGTCAAAGTCGGAAAAATAGTATTTGATGCATCTTCTCAAAACGTGTACTATTCAAATAACAAAATCATTGTCGACTCTATTTCTATGGAGATAAATGATGAGAAACATGCAACTCTTACCGTCAGTCCTTGTTCTGATAATCTAGAGAAATCATTGCGTACAGTTCCAGAAAAATCACAACCATTTGTAATGGATTCGGGGTATGATTAA